Part of the Montipora foliosa isolate CH-2021 chromosome 13, ASM3666993v2, whole genome shotgun sequence genome is shown below.
AGTGCCCTCAGGGTATGGTTTTTGCAGCCACGGTGAAAGTGGGTAGGCGCTATCACCCACTAGATAGGGTTGTATCTCATCAGCTCCTATTAGGTACATTGGTCCTCCGGCTAGAATGTCCCcattttcagctttttgataAATACTGCTATTTCGGAGAACTCTAGCATCGTGTAAACTCCCTGGAAATCCAGCGGCGACATCAATAAAGAGTTTtcttccattaactacagcctGTACCATGACATCGTGCTGCTGGTATCGGCTGAAATAATCTACAGCACTTTCCCTCGGTGCCCTGATTTTTATATGAGAGCCGTCGATTGCTCCGGCGATGTTTGGTAGCATTGACAAATGTTCAAAAGTTCCAATGGAAGCTGCTGTTTCATCTACTGTCACTGGAAGTTTAATGAAGTCGTTTCTGATGTCATAAAGTGCATTGACAACGTCTCGAAATGCTTCATGAACGGTAGTTTTTCCCACGTTCATTGCAAGGGCTGTATTATCGTAAGAGCCACCATGTGCTATCCGATATAATCCAATGGCCAAGACCTTCTCTGGCAGTATGCAATCTCGAAATCGAGTGTTCTCTCTCTGACCGTAACCCCTTAAGAGCGTTAGTAAATTGTCGAATGAGTCTCTCCCCATTCTCAAATGTCCACGGAAAAAGGTTTCAGGGAAGTTACGCTGGTGCATGTGGATTTCAAACCAGGATTCTACAGGTCGAGGAAATGTCCAATACGGGTGaaaacgacgacgacgtcgacgtcTGTTGAGCAGCTGGCTTAAAGTCTCCATTAACCACAAAAGCCGAATCCTTCCTAACAAAACCAGAAGTAATTGTTGACTAGCCACAATCAGGTTTTGCATGGCAAGCAAACAGCAAAGAAGGGCGATTAAAACATTTCGCGGGAGCATTTTGATTCGCGATCAGTCCTTGACCGGAAACGACATAAAAAGAAACGCACTGTCACCAAATCTCGGTATCTATTTCCATTGATTGACATTTGTGGTTACACAAATAATTAGCATGTCTCAAGTGCGAACGCTattacgaaaacaaaaaaattcgtgattacaaaattttcaatttttttgcaaacactAAACCAAATTTTTCGGTGTAGTGTGAACAAGCCCTAAGACAGATGCATTTAACGTCTGACCACTTTAACGTCTTCTGTTAAGTGCGTTGTTTAGACGCATTTatggacgttcgcgccaaaatcttcctacggtgagattttcttcatttctcgcataGAGtaataaagtacttactccaaaactataaaaaaaattgggggtcaccgacttcgtttcggagaaaatggcagtggaaaaaatgccttaatttcaataaatctgtcataataacgaaaggtagcttcatctgctcatccatcgaaaatcctaaaaataaactgttagagtgaaggtttccatGCATagatttttaggggtgggattttaagataatttcatgccgctagggatgtcgttaacagtagagttcatcctggacgaacgttttcgtaacctctatccgttgcaaccactaccggaattcgatggcacgaggaaagaaaattttaaaaaaagataacttcttacggtgacatttttttcattttatcatattttgtagatagtaagtagagtaagtgattcatgattaaaaaaataggggtcgccgatgatccaagggagtaaaatcgacgTGATTTtacaaagctcttggaaaacttcatTTGTCAcctttttgcgtgacctgtcggggaaggactggaacccaagggaggatcgatcgttgaagggatgaaaggttttcaccccaaaacaaagctttcttgAGCATAGTAACGAAgatttaagcagtcgtcatcttcatttggttagtgttttgtataatatttccccattgccgtcatgctcgtcttctggagtgtgctttttgtgaaatttaatcgctggttttttccatgcaggtccgcactattcaagctgACGAGGAGGAAAATACTGCTCtcttttcacgaaagtaaaggataagaacttcaaaaacatacattcattttgaacttaagttcgtagggtaataaaaacattaaaaaaagaaacagccccattaaatttacgcaacagttcatcctcgagttttccaaactttcagccactactcgatcagcag
Proteins encoded:
- the LOC137982403 gene encoding uncharacterized protein yields the protein MLPRNVLIALLCCLLAMQNLIVASQQLLLVLLGRIRLLWLMETLSQLLNRRRRRRRFHPYWTFPRPVESWFEIHMHQRNFPETFFRGHLRMGRDSFDNLLTLLRGYGQRENTRFRDCILPEKVLAIGLYRIAHGGSYDNTALAMNVGKTTVHEAFRDVVNALYDIRNDFIKLPVTVDETAASIGTFEHLSMLPNIAGAIDGSHIKIRAPRESAVDYFSRYQQHDVMVQAVVNGRKLFIDVAAGFPGSLHDARVLRNSSIYQKAENGDILAGGPMYLIGADEIQPYLVGDSAYPLSPWLQKPYPEGTRAPVEIRFNKELSSARVVVECAFGILKSRWRILDAIEERNIAAVSKIIVACAVLHNFCILAGDEWDEDDFNDDDDNGPNNNDNVFRDGDDIRELLKNNL